In Flavobacterium sp. N1736, the following are encoded in one genomic region:
- a CDS encoding helix-turn-helix domain-containing protein has product MANQQPHRIKSISEFHQFRDLPKPEHPLVSVYNFEDLKHLNEDEPKSLMLDFYSIALKRHTNATMRYGQQEYDFNEGVLLFIAPGQVFSIEGNAELQHTGWSLLVHPDFLWNTPLAKKIKQYEYFGYAVHEALHLSEKEEKMIINIIKNIQHEYQSNIDKFSQDVIIAQIELLLTYSERFYNRQFITRKISNHQILERLERLLEDYFSNDSLSKKGLPTVHYIAESLNVSPNYLSGLLKLLTGQSTQQHIHEKLIEKAKEKLSTTNLSISEIAFELGFEHQQSFSKLFKTKTNISPLEFRQSFN; this is encoded by the coding sequence ATGGCAAATCAGCAACCACATCGAATAAAAAGTATTAGCGAATTTCATCAGTTTCGAGATTTGCCAAAACCGGAACATCCGTTAGTGAGTGTTTATAATTTTGAAGATCTTAAACACTTAAACGAAGATGAACCAAAAAGTTTAATGCTTGATTTTTACTCGATTGCATTAAAACGACATACAAATGCAACCATGCGTTACGGTCAGCAGGAATATGATTTTAATGAAGGTGTTTTGCTTTTTATTGCGCCCGGTCAGGTTTTTTCTATAGAAGGAAATGCAGAACTTCAGCATACAGGATGGTCCTTATTGGTCCATCCTGATTTTTTGTGGAATACGCCGCTCGCCAAAAAAATAAAACAATACGAGTATTTTGGATATGCTGTTCATGAAGCTTTACATCTTTCAGAAAAGGAAGAAAAAATGATTATTAACATTATCAAAAACATTCAGCATGAATATCAATCCAATATTGATAAATTCAGTCAGGATGTAATTATTGCACAAATCGAATTATTGCTTACCTATTCTGAGCGTTTTTACAACCGCCAGTTTATTACCAGAAAAATTAGCAATCACCAAATTTTGGAACGTTTGGAACGCTTATTAGAAGATTATTTTTCTAATGATTCCTTATCTAAAAAAGGATTGCCAACCGTTCATTATATTGCCGAAAGTCTAAATGTTTCGCCAAATTATTTAAGCGGATTATTGAAATTACTAACCGGACAAAGTACACAGCAGCACATACACGAAAAATTGATTGAAAAAGCCAAAGAAAAACTTTCGACAACTAATTTATCAATAAGCGAAATTGCTTTTGAATTGGGTTTTGAGCATCAACAGTCTTTTAGCAAATTATTCAAAACAAAAACAAATATTTCTCCACTGGAATTTAGACAATCATTTAATTAA
- a CDS encoding polysaccharide deacetylase family protein, with product MSSRRNFIKQTGIIGMVGMMNPIETFAEVSKTDSFLSPPKTKWADGSRLVVSISMQFEAGGQPDNAESPFPQNIQKGYIDLPAATWYNYGYKEGIPRMLDNWDKLGVKVTSHMVGSAVLKNPELAKEIVQRGHEAAAHGMNWSTQYTMPYEEEKKFIKDGVDAIKNVTGFTAIGYNANWLRRGTNTLNILQELGFKYHIDDLSRDEPFIIQVKNKDFAVVPYTIRNNDIVLIEGKNFSADQFLQQVKMEFDQLYAESETQRRQMSISFHDRIGGTPQMVKAANDLIKYMQQHKGVSFKRKDEIAEMALNDKTTIRE from the coding sequence ATGAGTTCAAGAAGAAATTTTATAAAACAAACCGGAATTATTGGAATGGTCGGTATGATGAATCCAATAGAAACATTTGCAGAAGTATCAAAAACAGATTCTTTTTTATCTCCGCCAAAAACAAAATGGGCTGATGGATCGAGATTAGTGGTTTCGATTTCGATGCAGTTTGAAGCGGGCGGACAACCTGATAATGCCGAAAGTCCGTTTCCTCAAAATATACAAAAAGGCTATATCGATCTTCCTGCCGCAACCTGGTACAATTACGGCTATAAAGAAGGAATTCCAAGAATGTTAGACAATTGGGATAAACTAGGCGTAAAAGTAACCTCGCACATGGTTGGATCTGCTGTTTTGAAAAACCCCGAACTGGCAAAAGAAATTGTACAGCGTGGTCACGAAGCCGCAGCACACGGTATGAATTGGAGTACGCAATATACAATGCCGTATGAGGAGGAAAAGAAATTTATAAAAGATGGTGTTGATGCCATCAAAAATGTAACGGGTTTTACTGCTATTGGTTATAATGCCAATTGGTTACGTCGCGGAACAAATACACTTAACATCTTGCAGGAGCTTGGTTTTAAATATCATATTGATGATTTAAGTCGGGATGAGCCTTTCATTATTCAGGTAAAAAACAAGGACTTTGCCGTTGTTCCGTATACAATTCGTAATAATGATATTGTTTTGATTGAAGGTAAAAACTTTTCGGCTGATCAATTTTTACAGCAGGTTAAAATGGAATTTGACCAATTGTATGCCGAAAGTGAAACACAACGCCGACAAATGTCTATTAGTTTTCATGATCGTATTGGCGGAACTCCACAAATGGTAAAAGCTGCAAATGATCTTATTAAATACATGCAACAGCACAAAGGTGTGAGCTTTAAACGCAAAGACGAAATTGCCGAAATGGCGCTGAATGATAAAACTACTATAAGGGAATAA
- a CDS encoding ester cyclase has protein sequence MTKKDIAQEFLKLAANGHCHEAFRLYIGKNFKHHNAYFKGDADTLMLAMEESTRTNPNKIFKIHHILEDGNLVAVHSHLKQTPNELGFAVVHILKFESDKIVELWDLGQPVPKEAINENGMF, from the coding sequence ATGACTAAGAAAGATATAGCCCAGGAGTTTTTAAAACTCGCTGCAAACGGGCATTGCCACGAAGCATTCCGACTTTATATTGGTAAAAACTTCAAACATCACAACGCATACTTTAAGGGCGACGCCGATACTTTGATGCTCGCAATGGAAGAATCTACCAGAACAAATCCAAACAAAATTTTCAAAATTCATCATATTTTAGAAGACGGAAATTTAGTTGCCGTGCATTCGCATTTAAAACAAACTCCAAACGAATTGGGTTTTGCCGTAGTTCACATTCTTAAATTCGAATCAGATAAAATAGTCGAGCTTTGGGATTTAGGACAGCCGGTTCCGAAAGAAGCAATTAATGAAAATGGGATGTTTTAG
- a CDS encoding DUF1801 domain-containing protein, translating into MAKNKTTETQSSVVDFINTTVEDEIKRNDAFELIKIMQKQTGFEAKMWGPSIIGFGSYHYKYESGHEGDAPLAGFSPRKAAISLYVYFDAEKREELLSKFGKHRAAKGCIYIKKLSDIDIEILKIMISTSVKELQKLYPPISN; encoded by the coding sequence ATGGCAAAAAATAAAACGACCGAAACACAAAGCAGCGTTGTCGATTTTATCAATACTACTGTTGAAGATGAAATAAAGCGAAATGATGCTTTTGAACTCATCAAAATAATGCAGAAACAAACTGGTTTTGAAGCCAAAATGTGGGGACCAAGTATCATTGGTTTTGGCAGTTATCATTATAAATATGAGAGCGGACACGAAGGCGACGCGCCACTTGCCGGTTTTTCGCCAAGGAAAGCCGCTATTTCGCTTTACGTTTATTTTGATGCCGAAAAAAGAGAAGAATTACTTTCAAAATTTGGAAAACACAGAGCCGCAAAAGGCTGCATTTACATTAAAAAACTATCCGATATTGATATCGAAATTCTGAAAATCATGATTTCAACATCCGTAAAAGAATTACAAAAATTATATCCCCCAATCTCAAATTAA
- a CDS encoding MBL fold metallo-hydrolase translates to MVLTIILLLIAYLIYFLQHPKFGKAPSGERLELIRKSPQYKNGKFVNNSFTPDLAEGYGYFGILYAFLFKKSERKIPTDIIPSIKTNLKELAINEDVLVWFGHSSYFIQLAGKRFLIDPVFSGNASPIAGTTKSFKGTDIYTVDDLPEIDYLLITHDHYDHLDYKTILQLKPKTRQIICPLGVGSHFEFWGFPLQNIIEKDWHEKIELDQNLTLYTTPSRHFSGRSFTRCNTLWTSFVLETKDFKMYLGGDSGYDTHFAEIGNKYGPFDVALIDNGQYNPAWKYIHNLPEDVIKAMKDIKSKRVFPVHSSKFSLALHAWDEPLIKVTQLNADSENPIPLITPMIGELVELRNEKQEFKQWWKGVK, encoded by the coding sequence ATGGTTTTAACAATAATCCTTCTTTTAATAGCTTATTTAATCTACTTTCTACAACATCCAAAATTTGGAAAAGCACCTTCCGGCGAAAGGCTTGAACTGATCAGGAAATCGCCTCAATATAAAAACGGAAAATTCGTAAACAATAGTTTTACGCCTGACCTTGCAGAAGGATATGGTTATTTTGGAATTTTGTATGCGTTTTTATTCAAAAAATCAGAGAGAAAAATTCCAACAGATATAATTCCTTCCATAAAAACCAATTTAAAAGAACTTGCTATAAATGAAGATGTTTTGGTTTGGTTTGGACATTCTTCGTATTTTATTCAGCTTGCAGGAAAACGTTTTTTAATCGATCCCGTTTTTAGCGGAAACGCCTCGCCTATTGCCGGCACAACAAAATCGTTTAAAGGAACTGATATTTATACGGTTGACGATCTTCCTGAAATCGATTATTTATTGATTACGCACGATCATTACGACCATTTAGATTATAAAACAATCCTGCAGTTAAAACCTAAAACAAGACAAATAATTTGTCCGCTTGGCGTAGGTTCACATTTTGAATTTTGGGGATTTCCATTGCAAAATATTATCGAAAAAGACTGGCATGAAAAAATTGAGCTCGATCAAAATTTAACACTTTATACCACTCCATCAAGGCATTTCTCAGGCAGAAGTTTTACGCGTTGCAACACGCTTTGGACATCTTTTGTTTTAGAAACCAAAGATTTTAAAATGTATTTGGGCGGCGACAGCGGTTACGATACCCATTTTGCTGAAATTGGTAATAAATACGGTCCGTTTGATGTTGCGCTTATCGACAACGGTCAATATAATCCAGCATGGAAATACATTCATAATTTACCTGAAGACGTTATAAAAGCAATGAAAGATATAAAATCAAAAAGAGTATTTCCGGTGCATTCTTCGAAGTTTTCACTGGCGCTTCATGCGTGGGACGAACCACTGATTAAAGTAACTCAATTAAATGCAGATTCAGAAAATCCGATTCCGTTAATTACACCAATGATTGGAGAATTAGTTGAACTGAGAAATGAAAAACAGGAATTTAAACAGTGGTGGAAAGGAGTTAAGTGA
- a CDS encoding SRPBCC family protein — MKTENNKFAKAEMLIRKPVSEVFQAFIDPEITSKFWFTKGSGKLEQDKKTEWTWEMYGFSLTVTTHVLQENKKIVIEWGDPDETTLVEWIFTPLNENETFVSITNSGLKGDADKIIDQVRNSTEGFTLVLAGAKAYLEHRILLNLVLDRFPKGLA, encoded by the coding sequence ATGAAAACAGAAAATAATAAATTCGCAAAAGCTGAAATGCTGATTAGAAAACCTGTTTCAGAAGTTTTTCAGGCTTTTATTGATCCGGAAATTACAAGTAAATTTTGGTTTACAAAAGGTTCCGGAAAACTGGAACAAGATAAAAAAACCGAATGGACTTGGGAAATGTATGGTTTTTCGCTTACGGTTACAACTCATGTTCTACAGGAAAACAAAAAAATTGTTATTGAATGGGGAGATCCTGATGAAACTACTTTAGTCGAATGGATTTTTACGCCTTTAAACGAAAATGAAACTTTTGTAAGCATAACCAATTCTGGTTTAAAAGGCGATGCCGATAAAATAATTGATCAGGTTCGAAATTCTACCGAAGGTTTTACACTGGTTTTAGCCGGAGCAAAAGCATATTTAGAACATCGTATTTTACTGAATCTCGTTTTAGACAGATTTCCAAAAGGATTGGCGTAA
- a CDS encoding TIGR00730 family Rossman fold protein — protein sequence MKSITVFCGSSFGTDEIYKEQAVLLGQTLAKQNIKLIYGGANVGLMGAVADGVLNAGGEAIGVLPNFLRSKEIAHLGLTELILVESMHERKTKMNELCEGVIALPGGFGTLEELFEMLTWAQLGLHKKPIAILNTNGFYDSLIELTKVMVEKGLLKDVNQKMLLVSDNIDDLLNQMKNYVAPTVGKWVDKNNV from the coding sequence ATGAAAAGCATAACAGTATTTTGCGGATCCAGCTTTGGTACCGACGAAATTTATAAAGAACAAGCCGTTTTGCTTGGGCAAACATTGGCAAAACAAAACATCAAATTAATTTATGGCGGCGCCAATGTTGGTTTAATGGGTGCTGTTGCTGATGGCGTTTTAAATGCCGGCGGAGAAGCAATTGGTGTTTTACCTAATTTTCTCAGATCAAAAGAAATCGCGCATTTGGGTTTAACCGAATTAATTTTGGTAGAAAGCATGCACGAAAGGAAAACCAAAATGAACGAGTTATGCGAAGGCGTTATTGCGCTTCCGGGTGGTTTTGGAACTCTCGAAGAACTTTTTGAAATGTTAACCTGGGCTCAATTGGGTTTACACAAAAAACCAATCGCTATTTTAAATACCAACGGATTCTACGATTCGCTTATCGAATTAACAAAAGTGATGGTCGAAAAAGGTTTATTAAAAGATGTCAATCAAAAAATGCTTTTGGTAAGCGATAATATTGATGATTTATTAAACCAAATGAAAAATTATGTAGCGCCTACTGTTGGAAAATGGGTCGATAAAAATAATGTTTAA
- a CDS encoding helix-turn-helix domain-containing protein, with protein sequence MEIRNLYHPFELQFLEVSEYEAKERKNTFFEMVFVLEGKGIQIINDHRLPYASDKLFLIFPQDIHSFEVDEKTKFFFIRFHDSYLKTQSSNWIQKLEFIFHNHNHLPGCILKTITDKPLVRAMIEALIREETTNFPQQQEVIRQILNTIITIAARNISLTAPLAILPSNEETSLDLLNYVHQNIYLPEALKATKMAKEFHVSPTYISEYFKTKTGQSIQQYTIAYKIKLIETRLKFTNMQVNEIVYEFGFSDASHLNRLFKKYTGLNPSDYKKQFKN encoded by the coding sequence ATGGAAATTAGAAATTTATATCATCCTTTTGAACTTCAGTTTTTAGAAGTTTCAGAATATGAAGCTAAAGAACGCAAAAACACGTTTTTTGAAATGGTGTTTGTATTGGAAGGAAAAGGAATTCAGATTATAAATGATCACAGATTACCGTATGCCTCAGATAAACTATTTTTGATTTTTCCGCAGGATATTCACAGTTTTGAAGTGGATGAAAAAACTAAATTTTTCTTTATCCGGTTTCATGACAGTTATCTTAAAACACAAAGCAGCAATTGGATTCAGAAACTGGAATTTATCTTTCATAATCACAATCATTTGCCGGGCTGTATATTAAAAACAATAACTGATAAACCTTTGGTACGCGCCATGATCGAAGCTTTGATTCGGGAAGAAACCACTAACTTTCCGCAGCAGCAAGAAGTAATCAGGCAAATTCTGAATACTATTATTACAATTGCTGCGCGAAATATTTCATTGACGGCGCCACTTGCTATTTTGCCATCTAATGAAGAAACAAGTCTGGATTTATTAAATTATGTACATCAGAATATTTATCTGCCCGAAGCATTAAAAGCGACAAAAATGGCAAAAGAGTTTCATGTTTCTCCCACGTATATCAGCGAATATTTTAAAACCAAAACCGGACAAAGTATTCAGCAATATACAATTGCTTATAAAATAAAATTGATCGAAACGAGATTGAAATTTACCAATATGCAAGTTAACGAAATTGTTTATGAGTTTGGTTTTAGCGATGCAAGTCACTTAAATAGGTTGTTTAAAAAATACACAGGATTGAATCCGAGTGATTATAAAAAGCAATTTAAAAATTAA
- a CDS encoding 2'-5' RNA ligase family protein, protein MNLTEHYNQLYKKSKDVILAGNYNLDSQINDQSDSRFGITLLIRPSEKIKASIQLFLDELKALEPEQYYYPNSDIHITVMSIISCYEGFTLDKISIEDYIKIIQESLVGSGKIKIAFRGVTASPSALMIQGFPADESLNNLRNKLRNNFKKSALQQSIDSRYTIATAHSTVMRFQEKLQNSKKLIEITEKYRDYNFGEFTVDKVELVYNDWYQRENNTVHLSDFSQRCTQ, encoded by the coding sequence ATGAATTTAACCGAACATTACAATCAACTTTATAAAAAATCTAAAGACGTTATTTTAGCAGGAAATTATAATTTAGATTCACAGATTAATGATCAATCAGATTCACGTTTTGGTATTACGTTACTCATTCGCCCAAGCGAGAAAATAAAAGCCAGTATTCAGTTGTTTTTAGATGAATTAAAAGCGCTTGAACCGGAACAATATTATTATCCCAATTCTGATATTCATATTACGGTAATGTCGATTATTTCGTGTTATGAAGGTTTTACTTTGGATAAAATTTCTATCGAAGATTATATCAAAATCATTCAGGAAAGTCTAGTTGGCTCAGGAAAAATTAAAATTGCATTTCGAGGCGTTACAGCTTCACCTTCTGCCCTAATGATTCAGGGTTTTCCTGCTGATGAAAGCTTGAATAATTTACGAAACAAACTTCGCAATAACTTTAAAAAATCGGCTTTACAGCAAAGTATTGATAGTCGTTATACTATTGCAACGGCACATTCGACGGTAATGCGCTTTCAGGAAAAACTTCAAAATTCAAAAAAATTAATTGAAATTACAGAGAAATATCGTGATTATAATTTTGGAGAATTTACGGTAGATAAAGTAGAATTGGTGTATAATGACTGGTATCAGAGAGAAAATAATACCGTTCATTTAAGCGATTTCTCGCAAAGATGTACGCAATAA
- a CDS encoding iron chaperone, which yields MDTKKPENINEYIGGFPNEVQEILEKIRATIQKAAPDAKEKISYSMPAFDQNGIVVYFAAFKNHIGLYALPSGHEEFKNELSKYKSGKGSVQFPLDKPMPYDLITKIVKFRVKENLEKAKKK from the coding sequence ATGGATACCAAAAAACCTGAAAATATTAATGAATACATTGGCGGATTTCCGAATGAAGTTCAAGAAATTCTCGAGAAAATAAGAGCAACAATTCAAAAAGCTGCTCCGGATGCCAAAGAAAAAATCAGTTATTCGATGCCGGCTTTTGACCAAAACGGAATTGTGGTTTATTTTGCCGCTTTTAAAAATCATATTGGTCTTTATGCGTTGCCAAGCGGTCATGAAGAATTTAAAAACGAACTTTCGAAATATAAATCCGGAAAAGGTTCTGTTCAATTTCCTTTGGATAAACCAATGCCTTATGATTTAATCACCAAAATTGTAAAATTCAGAGTAAAAGAAAATCTGGAAAAAGCGAAAAAGAAATAA
- a CDS encoding DoxX family membrane protein has product METTTFLLLRLAVAISMFGHGLVRLPKLTTFSNWMIGSFENSMLPKFIVTPFSYILPIAEFTIGLLLLLGLFTKPSLLAGGFVMLALMFGTAMIENWEAIPSQLIHVAFFALLLHFIDYNSWAIDLLIKK; this is encoded by the coding sequence ATGGAAACAACTACTTTTTTATTGCTACGTCTTGCCGTCGCTATCAGCATGTTTGGTCACGGATTAGTACGTCTGCCAAAATTAACTACCTTTAGTAATTGGATGATTGGCAGTTTTGAAAATTCTATGCTGCCAAAATTCATTGTTACACCTTTTAGTTACATTTTACCAATAGCGGAATTTACAATTGGTTTGCTTTTATTGTTAGGTTTATTTACAAAACCATCTTTACTGGCTGGCGGCTTTGTTATGCTGGCATTAATGTTTGGAACTGCAATGATTGAGAACTGGGAAGCTATTCCGTCACAATTAATTCACGTTGCATTTTTTGCTTTGCTATTGCATTTTATCGATTATAATAGTTGGGCAATTGATCTTTTAATTAAAAAATAA
- a CDS encoding lactonase family protein, giving the protein MKLKFICTTIIFLVTLNIFSQNTYVFLGSYNRDKEAESIQVYQLDTLNGKLTKITSAKNVINPSYLTVSPNGKYVYACTETKTPNDGNVSSFEFNSENKTLTFLNKQKSGGENPVYVSVHKSGKWLVNANYTEGSVSVHPLLENGKIDSLAQNFQYLDGSVHKERQTRSHVHSAVFSPQFDYLFLPDLGADKIRCYGFDETKKQPLTETQNPFTKTDLEAGPRHFTFHSNQKFGYCIEEMAGAISVYHYENGNLQKIQRINTHSDKIKEGFESSDIHISPDGKFLYATNRGKENNIAIFSIAENGLLTNIGYQSTLGKHPRIFAIDETGKFLIATNVISGNVIVFKRNVKTGMLKKAGKEVKMENVSCVQIKRI; this is encoded by the coding sequence ATGAAACTAAAATTCATCTGTACAACGATTATCTTTCTCGTAACCTTAAATATCTTCTCTCAAAATACGTATGTCTTTTTAGGATCTTACAACAGAGACAAAGAAGCAGAATCTATTCAGGTTTATCAATTAGATACTTTAAACGGAAAACTGACGAAAATAACATCGGCAAAAAATGTTATAAATCCGTCGTATTTAACCGTTTCACCAAACGGAAAATATGTTTATGCCTGTACGGAAACAAAAACGCCAAATGACGGAAATGTTAGCAGTTTTGAGTTTAATTCTGAAAATAAAACGCTGACTTTTTTAAACAAACAAAAAAGCGGTGGCGAAAATCCGGTTTATGTTTCGGTTCATAAAAGCGGGAAATGGCTCGTAAATGCTAATTATACCGAAGGAAGTGTTTCGGTTCATCCGTTATTAGAAAACGGAAAAATTGATTCGCTTGCGCAGAATTTTCAATATCTCGACGGCAGCGTTCATAAAGAAAGACAAACCCGATCGCATGTTCATTCGGCAGTGTTTTCTCCACAATTCGATTATTTATTTTTGCCAGATTTAGGTGCTGATAAAATTCGTTGTTATGGTTTTGATGAAACTAAAAAACAGCCATTAACTGAAACGCAAAATCCGTTTACAAAAACAGATTTAGAAGCCGGACCAAGACATTTTACTTTTCACTCAAATCAAAAATTCGGCTATTGTATTGAAGAAATGGCGGGCGCAATAAGTGTGTATCATTATGAAAACGGAAATTTGCAAAAAATCCAGCGTATCAATACGCATTCTGATAAAATTAAAGAAGGATTTGAAAGTTCAGACATTCATATTTCGCCTGACGGAAAATTTTTATACGCCACAAATCGTGGAAAAGAAAATAATATTGCCATTTTTTCTATTGCTGAAAACGGACTTTTAACCAACATTGGTTATCAATCAACTTTAGGAAAACATCCCAGAATTTTTGCAATCGATGAAACCGGAAAATTCCTGATTGCAACAAATGTTATTTCAGGAAACGTTATTGTTTTTAAAAGAAATGTAAAAACAGGAATGCTTAAAAAAGCCGGTAAAGAGGTTAAAATGGAGAATGTTTCTTGTGTTCAGATTAAAAGAATATAA